Proteins from one bacterium genomic window:
- a CDS encoding Ltp family lipoprotein: MDNLFAVFLFLSFVGLVIGLFRPQWVRVSSRKMAGKVFGGAAVIFFILFAISTPDVPESSTAINVAPKVQEVADTSNTSAKPDTRANNATQGPSTGAQRVPVPQPAAKPAPTPAPAQQPAPAPTTSNETVSQRNAVRKATAYLGYSAYSRDGLVAQLEYEQFSHADAVYGTDNSGANWNEQAAKKAKQYMEYSAYSRGGLIEQLVYEKFTQAQAEYGANAVGL; this comes from the coding sequence ATGGATAATCTATTTGCAGTATTTTTATTTCTTTCTTTTGTAGGACTTGTCATTGGTCTTTTCCGACCTCAGTGGGTGCGAGTGTCGTCGCGCAAAATGGCCGGCAAAGTATTTGGCGGGGCGGCGGTTATTTTTTTCATACTTTTTGCTATCTCAACTCCCGATGTGCCCGAGTCCTCTACGGCGATCAACGTTGCCCCAAAAGTGCAAGAAGTGGCTGATACCTCGAACACCTCTGCTAAGCCCGACACAAGGGCAAACAATGCGACACAGGGGCCAAGTACGGGTGCTCAAAGGGTGCCTGTACCGCAACCTGCCGCTAAACCGGCACCTACTCCAGCCCCAGCGCAGCAACCCGCTCCGGCTCCAACAACCAGCAACGAGACAGTTAGTCAAAGAAATGCCGTTAGAAAAGCCACCGCTTATTTGGGGTACTCAGCTTATTCCCGTGATGGATTGGTTGCTCAACTGGAGTACGAGCAGTTCTCTCATGCTGATGCGGTTTACGGCACAGATAATTCTGGTGCTAACTGGAATGAACAAGCGGCCAAAAAAGCTAAACAGTACATGGAGTACTCAGCTTACTCGCGTGGTGGTTTGATTGAACAGTTGGTGTACGAGAAATTCACACAAGCGCAAGCCGAGTACGGAGCTAATGCGGTCGGCTTATAA
- a CDS encoding helix-turn-helix domain-containing protein: MRKLDRKDFYTAKEIAELFSMNVMTIYRYIKAGKLKAHKIGKEFRISRAEFDRFLKATSTK; the protein is encoded by the coding sequence ATGCGGAAGCTGGATCGAAAGGATTTTTATACTGCTAAGGAAATCGCAGAGCTTTTTTCAATGAATGTGATGACTATCTATCGCTACATCAAGGCCGGAAAGCTCAAGGCACATAAAATCGGTAAGGAGTTTCGAATCAGTCGAGCCGAATTTGATCGCTTTCTCAAAGCAACAAGTACAAAATAA